In Oryzias latipes chromosome 15, ASM223467v1, the following proteins share a genomic window:
- the six3 gene encoding homeobox protein SIX3, producing MVFRSPLELYPSHFFLPNFADRPLLLANSAPTTRSPEDLSMFQLPTLNFSPEQVASVCETLEETGDIERLGRFLWSLPVAPGACEAINKHESILRARAVVAFHTGNFRDLYHILENHKFTKDSHGKLQAMWLEAHYQEAEKLRGRPLGPVDKYRVRKKFPLPRTIWDGEQKTHCFKERTRSLLREWYLQDPYPNPSKKRELAQATGLTPTQVGNWFKNRRQRDRAAAAKNRLQHQAIGPSGMRSLSEAGLTPHSSAESPSTAASPTTSVSSMTERVDTGTSILSVTSSDSECDV from the exons ATGGTTTTCAGATCGCCTTTAGAGCTTTATCCCTCCCATTTCTTCCTGCCTAACTTCGCTGATCGCCCTCTGCTCCTGGCGAACAGCGCTCCCACCACCAGGTCTCCAGAAGACTTGTCCATGTTTCAGCTACCGACCCTCAACTTCTCCCCGGAGCAGGTGGCAAGCGTCTGCGAGACGCTGGAGGAGACCGGGGACATCGAACGACTGGGCCGTTTCCTCTGGTCCCTGCCTGTGGCTCCGGGAGCATGCGAGGCGATCAACAAACACGAGTCCATCCTGCGCGCCCGCGCCGTGGTAGCTTTCCACACGGGGAATTTCAGAGACCTCTATCACATCCTGGAAAACCACAAGTTCACCAAGGACTCGCACGGCAAACTGCAGGCCATGTGGCTGGAAGCTCACTATCAGGAGGCCGAGAAACTTCGCGGTCGTCCGCTCGGACCGGTCGATAAGTACCGGGTGCGGAAGAAGTTTCCGCTGCCTCGGACCATCTGGGACGGGGAGCAGAAGACGCACTGTTTTAAGGAGCGGACACGGAGTCTGCTGAGGGAGTGGTACCTTCAGGACCCGTATCCAAACCCCAGCAAGAAAAGGGAACTGGCTCAAGCCACAGGACTCACTCCCACACAAGTCGGGAACTGGTTTAAAAACCGGAGGCAACGAGACAGAGCGGCAGCAGCCAAAAACAG GCTTCAGCACCAAGCAATAGGACCGAGCGGTATGAGGTCCCTCTCAGAGGCCGGGCTCACCCCTCACAGCTCGGCGGAGTCGCCTTCCACCGCGGCCAGTCCCACCACCAGCGTTTCCAGTATGACAGAGAGAGTTGATACTGGGACGTCCATCCTGTCCGTCACATCCAGCGATTCAGAGTGCGATGTATGA